Below is a window of Camelina sativa cultivar DH55 chromosome 11, Cs, whole genome shotgun sequence DNA.
CAACTGTCCTTAGAGCAAACAATTCTCAACACATTTAAGTCCTATCTCCTAACAAGGTTCCCCTCTCGTGGTTCGCGTAAAACATCAAAATGCCCTACCAACCCCATAATCCATCACTGGAATCCTCATGACAACACAAGGATcatatgtcctaaacaggaccaccacaaGGCCAAACAATTGTCGTAAcaaggaccaccaccaaggccacacatcCTGAAGGACAATTatgaagaccacttgtcccaaaggaccgtcacgaagaccccTTGTCCCGGAGGACGGTCACGAAGACCTCTtatcccaaaggaccgtcacgtAGACCACAAATCCCAAAGGATCGCCTCAATAGGCTACACGTTCCAAAGGActgtcacgaagaccatacatcctGAAGAACCTCTTAAACAGGaaacaatggctaaacagcccgccacgtaAACCACACAATTGGCCAAAcggcccgccacaaaggccacacaatttgCTAAatagcccaccacaaaggccacacacgtctTTCAAGACCACCACACATGGACACAAAGGCCACCCAAGCCCcaccaaggctcacaaccactaaaaattccatttttagcactttccatttctcgaaactttccacttttagaaactgcCACTTTCGGAACTTTCCCCTTTTAGCACAAGCTTCGCGGAAACCTCATATCCTGAACAACatctcatcttggtacttattCGTACAACCAACAACACCTACAcgaccaagtaacaagagagatgggctggaatactccattcgcGCTCCAGCCATGAACTACAACTGCGACCAAGTTGACAAGCTCAACTCGAGGCCTGGTTCTCGAACTACTTcctaaaccttgccttcatcctcgcttCTGGCTCACAAATCTGCTCCTCAAaaccatcacagtcccataggactctcatcagAGGAACCTTATTCTTCtaaagttccttgactctcctttCGAGAACCCTCACCGGTCTCGCCTCCAACTGAAGATTCTTGAGAATCTTATCCAgcaactgatcatcctcgcagagacacttccgcagcatcgacacatggaaGACCTTGTGGAACGCGCGCATAACATCAGataactccagcctatatgccaccGGTTCCACCCCCTCAATCACCCTAAActgacccatatacctcggtctcaacttagtctctgtaaATGAACTGTTCgaaccccgcaacatggccatcttgaggtacactctgtctacCACCTGAAAcgcaagatctctcctcctcttatcggcATTACTCCTCTGCTGATCTTGAACTTTCTTTATGTTCAGCTtcagaacctgaatcttcttcggggtctcctgaacaaaactcgcACCATATGCTTCTCTCCCCCACCTAAGTCCAGAATTACGGTGTACGATATAGCCTCCCATACAACGCCTCATAATGAGCCATCCTAATACTCTCctggtagttgttgttgtaagaaaactctaccaagctcaggtgaACATCCCAATGACCACTGATAACTTTccaatttacatgttttagacacccttttttatccatattttgcattatatataccctaaccatAGCATTTTTAGGCCtttaactgtaggaatttgcatttaggccatttagggtgttgcattgttgcatttgtacattttggatgaaaacaggtgctttggagcCCAAAATGGGGAAGAATGAGGTAAAACCctagcatgtacccgaaggagtgATCGTGCAACAAGAACAGTCCCAACCTCAACCCAATCAAAGAAgatctaagagcaggaagaacaacccgaatcCCTACCCGAGGAACTACCCGGCTTGAACCTCGTgcaccgcctcgagcagaccctcgggcagaaCTGGGCAGCTAGGGTAAAagagtttccatatataaaccctcctcttcttcctctcgccctagcacacCGCAAACACTCATAAAAGAgggcgagagcttctgagagagagattgagtgaCTCAAatactttttccactttgttaggattcaattttgtttcttttgctattctttttagTTTCGATTTTGTACTCTattacttttatcttattttcaatacaatgcaattttcattcatttgtatttttatgctttttaccatgagatctgagtagtgaatcaaagtttctaaggatgggatagacaaatatgtgatcttgatcagttaggatgtcttagcttgaattTTTACTTTAtctaaattcctttctagattgatgttcttaatgttattttcagaccgagaggttgagattagatctagggtgttttgtaATTGA
It encodes the following:
- the LOC104728303 gene encoding uncharacterized protein LOC104728303, which translates into the protein MRRCMGGYIVHRNSGLRWGREAYGASFVQETPKKIQVLKLNIKKVQDQQRSNADKRRRDLAFQVVDRVYLKMAMLRGSNSSFTETKLRPRYMGQFRVIEGVEPVAYRLELSDVMRAFHKVFHVSMLRKCLCEDDQLLDKILKNLQLEARPVRVLERRVKEL